A window from Nothobranchius furzeri strain GRZ-AD chromosome 17, NfurGRZ-RIMD1, whole genome shotgun sequence encodes these proteins:
- the LOC129152929 gene encoding uncharacterized protein — MVVPASQPAQLNSPVSMTDIYRMSRSVKKSNPRPGNSCPVDTYLSDLQHHFQRCPGMTLEDKIFLIRLTSDAVGSFIDRQRSAIANDYTRLEAANKKEYTYDAKEAGIKLALTVKQGRTEDPQAFYLRLFDAYFGTECKEGKEDEKGFKEIFLENLHPQYSPYMGTGDTNTTPMDELRRMASCAFRRFDKSSKSLHAPSVLVVGASPSSLRLEGTASGTHKNNNCNNGSKQQAQKSNNNSKPKGFPNNKPQNPNRPRTPPPARVGDPKSPQLSHDKHRVSYKEKRVHHIPSGESRVTQARAALLLAEIHRVVLAMTTVLPQGRELILGADLLEEFTPWVPHFLTC, encoded by the coding sequence ATGGTCGTGCCAGCTTCCCAGCCAGCCCAACTGAACTCACCGGTGTCCATGACTGACATCTACAGGATGTCCCGTAGTGTCAAGAAATCCAACCCTCGACCAGGTAATTCATGCCCAGTTGACACCTACCTGAGTGACCTCCAGCATCACTTTCAGCGATGTCCGGGAATGACCTTGGAAGACAAAATCTTTTTAATAAGGTTAACCTCCGATGCCGTGGGTTCGTTCATTGATCGCCAGCGTAGTGCGATTGCAAATGATTACACCAGGCTGGAAGCTGCAAATAAAAAGGAGTACACCTATGATGCTAAGGAGGCTGGTATAAAGTTAGCTTTGACAGTCAAACAGGGTCGCACTGAAGACCCACAAGCCTTCTATCTACGCCTCTTTGATGCGTACTTTGGTACGGAATGTAAGGAGGGGAAGGAAGATGAGAAAGGTTTCAAGGAAATCTTCCTTGAGAATCTACATCCTCAGTACAGCCCCTACATGGGTACAGGGGACACAAACACCACACCCATGGATGAGCTCAGAAGAATGGCGAGTTGTGCCTTTAGACGGTTTGACAAATCCAGTAAGAGTTTGCACGCTCCATCAGTTCTGGTGGTGGGGGCAAGCCCCTCCTCGCTGCGACTCGAAGGGACTGCATCAGGGACTCATAAAAATAATAACTGCAACAACGGGTCTAAACAACAGGCCCAGAAATCCAATAACAACTCCAAGCCAAAAGGCTTTCCAAATAACAAGCCTCAAAATCCAAACAGACCCCGGACCCCTCCACCGGCTCGTGTTGGGGACCCTAAGTCACCACAACTCAGCCACGATAAACATCGTGTTTCTTATAAAGAAAAGAGGGTTCATCATATTCCTTCAGGAGAGAGTCGCGTCACTCAGGCGAGAGCCGCGCTCCTTCTGGCCGAAATTCACCGCGTAGTGCTCGCAATGACTACAGTCCTGCCCCAAGGCCGAGAACTGATTCTAGGAGCCGATCTCCTGGAAGAATTCACGCCCTGGGTGCCGCACTTCTTGACCTGTTGA